One Marinifilum sp. JC120 DNA window includes the following coding sequences:
- a CDS encoding WD40 repeat domain-containing protein, producing MNIKTIILALITLVVLISGCTKQPSPATDEPTLVADESLDVSELVGKAPLSLAGFVEYAASQQYSPLDSIYNRPPDDMAGNYVVQLSKSTEIVNLAEDVTTYVQEGNSLAAGFKNGVVRMYGGQGCAAVQAVSEPVNSVSWFPGSPYLAVSSADNKFVEVFNVKECARVRVHDVNSTVDMFTISPRGSWLALVDEARRLWVGPAAGKLNKIDRFSYQPLSLTFSHEEGILMGVDTTGKMVMWSPLKLTRIFDQKIEGGPFKSVKAYGPHLNIVTEKGKRFQWDVSQRTKSPFYEQEDGFFLKNGVLFYRSPRKTFSKKVQFKPVSFVVDRSPSGKAYRVKDIDGSFRYYSSTSGAPLKGEHDFADWKKVKVGRDYGFSERGREFTLAVPIAQREFQRLYCRYIPSKGYYLWWEKVARPDDYFKSRGMLPRRGGIAADSPLEWEPLESKRTDIRD from the coding sequence ATGAATATAAAGACAATCATTCTGGCCTTGATAACTCTTGTGGTTTTGATTTCCGGTTGTACAAAGCAACCATCTCCCGCAACGGACGAACCTACGCTTGTCGCTGACGAGAGTCTTGATGTTTCCGAGCTTGTGGGAAAGGCTCCGCTCAGCTTAGCAGGATTTGTCGAATATGCAGCTTCCCAGCAATATTCTCCGCTGGACAGCATTTATAATCGTCCTCCTGATGATATGGCTGGAAACTATGTTGTGCAACTCAGCAAGAGTACCGAAATCGTCAATCTGGCTGAGGATGTGACAACTTACGTGCAGGAGGGGAATTCTCTTGCTGCCGGGTTCAAAAATGGTGTGGTTCGCATGTACGGCGGTCAGGGGTGTGCTGCTGTGCAGGCCGTTTCAGAACCGGTCAATTCAGTGTCCTGGTTTCCGGGGTCACCCTATCTGGCTGTTTCATCCGCTGATAATAAGTTTGTGGAAGTCTTTAATGTCAAAGAATGTGCAAGAGTGCGTGTTCATGATGTTAATAGCACTGTTGATATGTTTACCATTTCGCCGAGAGGCAGTTGGCTGGCACTGGTGGATGAAGCTCGCAGGCTCTGGGTCGGCCCTGCTGCCGGGAAACTTAACAAGATCGACCGTTTCTCTTATCAACCGCTTTCTTTGACTTTTTCCCATGAGGAGGGAATCCTCATGGGAGTGGATACCACCGGGAAAATGGTCATGTGGAGTCCGCTTAAGTTGACCCGTATCTTTGATCAGAAAATTGAAGGAGGGCCTTTTAAATCTGTAAAGGCTTACGGGCCCCATCTTAATATTGTTACTGAAAAGGGCAAGCGCTTCCAGTGGGATGTCAGCCAGCGCACCAAGTCCCCTTTTTATGAGCAGGAAGATGGTTTTTTTCTTAAAAATGGAGTTCTTTTTTACCGCTCCCCGCGTAAAACTTTTTCAAAAAAAGTTCAGTTCAAGCCTGTTTCTTTTGTTGTGGACCGCTCTCCTTCGGGAAAAGCTTACCGGGTTAAGGATATTGACGGTTCATTCAGATATTATTCTTCCACCAGCGGGGCTCCCCTAAAGGGGGAGCATGATTTTGCCGACTGGAAGAAAGTGAAGGTTGGGCGGGATTATGGTTTTTCAGAACGTGGCAGGGAATTTACTCTTGCCGTTCCCATTGCCCAGAGAGAATTTCAGAGGTTGTATTGCAGGTATATACCAAGTAAAGGGTATTACCTTTGGTGGGAAAAAGTTGCTCGCCCGGATGATTATTTCAAATCACGAGGTATGCTTCCCCGACGTGGGGGAATCGCTGCCGATTCACCTCTTGAATGGGAGCCGCTGGAAAGCAAGCGGACGGATATCAGGGATTGA
- the gspG gene encoding type II secretion system protein GspG: protein MQKKRICIADLKKNQRGFSLIELMIVIVILGLLASMLVPKIMDRPNEARVTKAKMDMKALDSALKLYKLDTGRYPTTEQGLQALITKPESRPVPRNYRKGGYLDSVTAPVDPWGYDYIYRSPGEEGRPYELISLGADGMEGGEDYDADIKSWE from the coding sequence ATGCAGAAAAAAAGAATTTGTATTGCTGATCTTAAAAAGAACCAGCGTGGTTTCAGTCTTATCGAATTGATGATTGTTATTGTTATTCTCGGCCTGTTGGCTTCCATGTTGGTCCCTAAAATTATGGACCGTCCTAATGAAGCCAGAGTAACCAAGGCCAAGATGGATATGAAGGCCCTGGATTCAGCTTTGAAGTTGTACAAATTGGATACCGGACGTTATCCCACCACCGAGCAGGGACTTCAGGCTCTGATTACCAAGCCCGAAAGCCGTCCTGTCCCCCGCAATTACCGCAAAGGTGGATATCTTGATTCCGTGACAGCTCCTGTTGACCCTTGGGGTTATGACTACATATACAGAAGTCCCGGCGAAGAGGGGCGTCCTTATGAGTTGATTTCTCTTGGTGCTGACGGCATGGAAGGCGGAGAAGATTATGACGCCGACATCAAGAGCTGGGAATAG
- a CDS encoding prepilin-type cleavage/methylation domain-containing protein, with translation MNTHAARRFSGGLTFIELLIVLFIVGMGWFTLMPNLDLAGDRGDDSLSTVNALIYEARTEAVETDSRQYVYIDFENGLLKWNEEEVPLPSEVSSGHFNEYPIDDSGVEFTIYPEGFSDEVRLVFSDGLTVVLDPLAVRFGEI, from the coding sequence ATGAATACACATGCTGCCCGTCGTTTTTCAGGCGGACTGACTTTCATAGAACTTTTGATTGTTCTGTTTATTGTGGGCATGGGCTGGTTTACGCTCATGCCCAATCTTGATCTTGCCGGAGACAGGGGGGATGATAGTCTCAGTACCGTCAATGCCCTTATTTATGAGGCAAGGACGGAAGCAGTGGAAACCGATTCCCGGCAGTATGTGTATATTGATTTTGAAAATGGATTGCTGAAATGGAATGAAGAGGAAGTCCCTCTCCCTTCAGAAGTCTCCAGCGGACATTTTAATGAATATCCTATTGATGATAGTGGGGTAGAGTTTACTATTTACCCTGAAGGATTCAGTGACGAAGTGCGGTTGGTTTTTTCAGATGGTTTGACTGTTGTTCTGGACCCTTTGGCGGTTCGGTTCGGGGAGATATAG
- a CDS encoding type II secretion system protein: MARNNGFSLIEIIVALTIAATLSISFLGVQRQSALMAQSSKDSWNVLNLSQDILAHKYPDKLNVLSSGWASWPGPPEGSFRVGLETVSSSGKGFYTLETRSDDYTLEWKIYRVSHKKKQF, translated from the coding sequence GTGGCTCGGAATAACGGTTTCTCCCTGATAGAGATCATTGTGGCCCTGACCATTGCCGCTACGCTATCCATCAGTTTTCTTGGTGTGCAGAGGCAGAGTGCGCTCATGGCCCAGTCGTCAAAAGATTCATGGAATGTACTGAATTTGTCGCAAGACATTTTGGCTCACAAATATCCTGACAAATTGAATGTGCTTTCTTCAGGGTGGGCTTCATGGCCCGGACCTCCTGAAGGAAGTTTCAGAGTGGGACTGGAGACAGTTTCCTCTTCAGGTAAAGGGTTCTATACTTTGGAAACCCGTAGCGATGACTACACCCTTGAGTGGAAGATTTACCGGGTTTCACACAAGAAAAAGCAGTTTTAA
- a CDS encoding prepilin-type N-terminal cleavage/methylation domain-containing protein, producing MKFFQRSHTLPEFQGGFSLIEVLIGLVLSGLLMSMVAMVLGQSITNNEVVRSSAGLSSRMFTLRRILHRDLQNTIPGRPVGVESDGFSLESSHNILLEGAGPIIVNWDFSSNMVRRYEKSPDLDFENSFLFMRGLESWGIEFLDADKNIWISRSQQSARAMSGKSTVKAFRLKLRFEDGKDVMLVERIPYATE from the coding sequence ATGAAATTTTTTCAACGCAGCCACACCCTTCCTGAATTTCAGGGAGGCTTTTCACTTATTGAAGTGCTTATCGGATTGGTCCTTTCCGGGCTGCTGATGAGTATGGTTGCTATGGTCTTGGGTCAGTCGATCACCAACAACGAAGTGGTCCGCTCCAGTGCCGGGCTTTCTTCGCGTATGTTTACCCTGCGCCGCATTCTGCATCGGGATTTGCAAAATACTATCCCCGGAAGACCCGTCGGTGTTGAGAGTGACGGATTCAGCCTTGAATCCAGCCATAATATTTTGTTGGAAGGTGCGGGACCTATTATTGTGAATTGGGATTTTTCTTCAAATATGGTCCGCAGATATGAGAAGTCACCTGATTTGGACTTTGAGAATTCCTTTCTTTTTATGCGCGGGCTTGAATCATGGGGAATTGAATTCCTAGATGCTGATAAAAATATCTGGATTTCTCGTTCGCAGCAGAGTGCCCGGGCTATGAGTGGTAAGTCTACGGTAAAAGCTTTCCGGCTTAAATTAAGGTTTGAGGACGGCAAGGACGTGATGCTTGTCGAAAGGATTCCTTATGCAACGGAATAG
- a CDS encoding transposase, with the protein MQRNSVDNKSRGVVLVIVLVLFMALSGLTLMTIEISSRGAVEASRVRSEYEAGFMAEEALYMVYDLLKDDKTPFSDAPNEKWADEFTDDGLEIEIVPCNAKININTLIKGRDRKRIFQILSSVLPQGLDVRTMAGSLGIWSGISVNPKLQKMDIFFYASQYPSYMPRGNQLRTPEEIFLIRGWDELDRAWVDETFTVWGAGKLNINFVSREILLAYFPELGKRVDRIMHWRRTRGFTDISQVLSFAGIASDSNLYKSMSNEMSVKSDFFEARVSATVGDCTVVKRYIISRQSSFDVGEPKLIYQNDISVTFSDDQ; encoded by the coding sequence ATGCAACGGAATAGTGTCGACAATAAATCAAGAGGGGTGGTGCTGGTCATTGTGTTGGTGCTGTTTATGGCTTTGTCCGGTCTGACCTTGATGACCATTGAGATCAGTTCCCGTGGGGCTGTGGAGGCCAGCCGCGTTCGCAGTGAATATGAAGCGGGGTTTATGGCTGAAGAAGCACTTTATATGGTTTATGACCTGCTCAAGGATGACAAGACTCCTTTTTCGGATGCCCCGAATGAAAAATGGGCTGATGAATTTACTGACGACGGTCTTGAAATTGAAATTGTGCCCTGCAATGCCAAGATAAATATCAATACTCTGATAAAAGGCAGGGACAGAAAAAGGATTTTTCAAATACTTTCCAGTGTTCTTCCTCAAGGGCTGGATGTGAGAACTATGGCAGGCAGTCTTGGAATTTGGAGCGGAATCAGTGTAAATCCCAAGCTGCAAAAAATGGATATTTTTTTCTATGCCTCGCAATATCCATCTTATATGCCGCGTGGCAATCAGTTGAGAACACCTGAGGAAATCTTTTTGATTCGCGGCTGGGATGAGTTAGATCGCGCATGGGTAGATGAGACCTTTACCGTATGGGGGGCTGGCAAGCTCAATATAAATTTTGTCTCTCGTGAGATTCTGCTGGCTTATTTTCCGGAATTGGGGAAGAGGGTTGACAGGATCATGCATTGGCGGAGAACAAGAGGGTTTACCGATATCAGTCAGGTACTTTCGTTTGCCGGGATAGCGTCTGACTCCAATTTGTATAAAAGTATGTCTAATGAAATGAGCGTTAAGTCAGATTTTTTTGAAGCCAGAGTTTCCGCTACGGTTGGTGATTGCACTGTGGTCAAAAGGTATATAATTTCCCGGCAGAGTTCTTTTGATGTAGGCGAACCTAAGCTGATATATCAGAATGATATTTCCGTAACCTTCTCGGATGATCAGTAA
- a CDS encoding methyltransferase domain-containing protein — protein MISNNILSFAKSVLCEVLEPGCVAIDATVGNGYDTVFLSEKAGAGGHVFGFDIQEDAVKQTEQRLNEECLPENWTIFHSGHENMLELIPAEFHGRVNGVMFNLGFLPGSDKTVITKFDTTLAAIKASLELLAKGGILCIAIYAGHPGGDEEDVAVREYCTGLDYHTYRVIQSEMVNKPGYPIRMLFVTKL, from the coding sequence ATGATTTCCAATAATATTCTTTCTTTTGCCAAGTCAGTGCTTTGCGAAGTGCTTGAGCCGGGCTGCGTAGCCATTGATGCTACTGTGGGCAACGGTTATGATACTGTTTTTCTCTCAGAAAAAGCCGGGGCTGGCGGCCATGTTTTTGGATTTGATATTCAGGAAGATGCGGTCAAGCAGACCGAGCAGCGGCTGAATGAGGAATGTCTTCCCGAAAATTGGACTATCTTTCATTCCGGGCATGAAAACATGCTCGAACTTATTCCCGCAGAATTCCATGGGCGTGTGAATGGGGTTATGTTTAATCTCGGCTTCCTGCCGGGCAGCGACAAGACTGTTATAACAAAGTTTGATACGACATTAGCAGCTATTAAGGCTTCCCTTGAATTACTAGCCAAGGGCGGAATACTTTGCATCGCCATCTATGCCGGGCATCCCGGAGGAGATGAAGAGGATGTCGCCGTGCGCGAATACTGCACAGGGCTTGATTACCACACCTACCGGGTTATCCAGAGTGAAATGGTCAATAAACCCGGGTATCCCATTCGTATGCTATTTGTGACTAAGCTTTAG
- a CDS encoding FMN-binding glutamate synthase family protein, with product MGNWSKSNDVLGAVNRGNAIESGLCTLCRADCQGKCETWLSSVRGREMLYPRDFGLVTAGSGNTTHVGVSYNSMRIQGNSYGASGISGANGDCLFTDVNLETSFGAEEKTKCRVPFMTGALGSTFIAAKYWDSFSVGCALVGAPIVVGENVVGVDRKSEINNGRISSAPELDRRIDTYMRYYDGYGAIIVQLNVEDTRNGVAEYVAEKYGDKVIIELKWGQGAKNIGGEIEVTSLDYALFLKERGYLVDPDPEKSEVQEGFKRGAIHSFARHSRLGYTDLSSYEQVRDDFMSSVAYLRGLGFKRISLKTGSYGMEALAMAIKFASEAKLDLLTIDGSGGGTGMSPWNMMESWGVPSILLHAKAYEYASRLAARGEKVVDLSFAGGFAKGSNIFKALAIGAPYTKMICMGRAMMVPGFLGANIEGVLHPERREAVCGNWDKLPASIKKYGSTAEEIFACYADVEAKVGKAEMKNIPLGAVGIWCLVDKLGAGLQQLLAGVRKFELESISRDDIASGNRETERETGIKFITEIMDETAKKILDM from the coding sequence ATGGGAAATTGGTCAAAGTCTAATGATGTTTTAGGTGCTGTTAACAGAGGTAACGCAATAGAATCCGGACTATGTACTCTGTGCAGGGCCGACTGTCAGGGTAAGTGTGAGACATGGTTGTCATCTGTTAGGGGCAGAGAGATGCTCTACCCACGTGATTTTGGCCTGGTTACCGCGGGAAGCGGCAATACCACTCATGTGGGGGTTTCCTATAACTCAATGCGTATTCAGGGAAATAGCTACGGAGCATCTGGTATTTCGGGAGCCAACGGAGATTGTCTTTTCACAGATGTAAATCTTGAAACCTCATTTGGTGCTGAGGAAAAAACAAAATGTCGGGTACCCTTCATGACCGGGGCACTCGGATCGACTTTTATCGCAGCCAAATACTGGGATTCTTTCTCCGTTGGTTGCGCCCTTGTGGGAGCCCCTATTGTTGTTGGGGAGAATGTTGTTGGTGTTGACCGTAAATCCGAGATTAACAACGGACGGATAAGCAGCGCGCCCGAGCTTGACCGCAGGATTGATACATACATGCGCTATTATGACGGATACGGCGCAATTATTGTTCAGCTTAATGTTGAGGATACCCGTAACGGCGTGGCGGAATACGTGGCCGAAAAATACGGTGATAAAGTCATCATTGAATTGAAGTGGGGACAGGGTGCAAAAAATATTGGTGGCGAAATTGAAGTCACCAGCCTTGATTACGCCCTTTTTCTTAAGGAACGCGGTTATCTTGTTGACCCTGATCCTGAAAAAAGTGAAGTGCAGGAAGGGTTTAAGCGTGGGGCTATCCATAGTTTTGCCCGCCATAGCCGACTCGGCTATACCGACCTCAGCTCCTATGAGCAGGTCCGTGATGATTTTATGAGCTCTGTTGCTTATTTGCGCGGATTGGGCTTTAAACGTATTTCCCTCAAAACCGGCTCTTACGGCATGGAAGCTTTGGCTATGGCCATCAAGTTTGCCAGTGAAGCCAAGCTTGACCTGCTGACCATTGACGGTTCCGGTGGCGGAACCGGAATGTCCCCTTGGAATATGATGGAATCATGGGGCGTTCCTTCTATTCTGCTGCATGCCAAGGCTTATGAATATGCTTCCCGTCTTGCCGCCAGAGGCGAAAAAGTGGTTGATCTTTCGTTTGCGGGCGGTTTTGCTAAGGGTAGCAATATCTTTAAGGCTCTCGCCATCGGCGCGCCTTACACCAAGATGATCTGCATGGGCAGGGCTATGATGGTTCCTGGATTTTTGGGTGCCAACATTGAGGGCGTGCTGCATCCTGAACGTCGTGAAGCTGTCTGTGGTAACTGGGACAAACTGCCGGCGTCCATCAAGAAGTATGGCTCCACGGCTGAAGAAATTTTTGCCTGCTATGCCGATGTAGAAGCCAAGGTAGGCAAGGCAGAAATGAAGAACATCCCTCTGGGCGCGGTAGGAATATGGTGTCTGGTGGATAAGCTCGGTGCCGGACTTCAGCAGCTTTTGGCCGGAGTGCGTAAATTTGAACTTGAGTCAATTTCTCGTGATGATATTGCTTCCGGTAACCGGGAAACCGAGCGGGAAACCGGCATCAAATTTATCACCGAGATCATGGATGAAACCGCTAAGAAGATTCTTGATATGTAA
- a CDS encoding DegT/DnrJ/EryC1/StrS family aminotransferase → MKQIKFLDVGWTYQALAPKMDAAAKRVLESGWFILGDEVKAFEHEFGLYTGAKHCIGCGNGLEAIELVLRAAEVGPGDDVLVPSNTFIATWLAVTRTGANIVPVEPVEATYNMDPAKLEAALTPATKAIIPVHLYGQPADMDPIMEFAQKHDLFVVTDAAQAHGAVYKGGMSGTLGHAAAFSFYPGKNLGAFGDGGAVTTMDDKIAERVRKLANYGSTEKYVHECKGFNSRLDEMQAAFLRVKLDKLDNWNWTRKTVAGIYLEGLKDTPLVLPTISEDVQSVWHLFVVRSKDRDGLIKHLADNKIEASIHYPIPPHKQGAYKDMAGLSLPISEAIHNEVLSLPMGPHLTEGDAHRVVEVVKEFF, encoded by the coding sequence ATGAAGCAGATTAAATTTCTCGATGTCGGCTGGACTTACCAGGCACTGGCTCCGAAAATGGATGCAGCAGCTAAACGGGTTCTCGAATCTGGCTGGTTCATTCTCGGCGATGAAGTAAAAGCCTTTGAACACGAATTCGGCCTCTACACCGGAGCAAAACATTGCATCGGCTGCGGCAACGGACTGGAAGCCATTGAGCTGGTCCTGCGTGCCGCCGAAGTAGGTCCCGGTGATGATGTTCTTGTGCCTTCCAACACCTTTATTGCCACCTGGCTGGCGGTAACCCGCACCGGAGCGAACATCGTCCCGGTGGAACCGGTAGAAGCCACCTACAACATGGACCCGGCCAAGCTTGAAGCTGCACTTACCCCGGCTACCAAGGCCATCATCCCGGTCCATCTTTACGGCCAGCCCGCGGACATGGACCCGATCATGGAATTTGCGCAAAAGCATGACCTGTTCGTAGTCACTGATGCGGCTCAAGCTCACGGCGCGGTTTACAAAGGGGGCATGTCCGGTACACTCGGTCATGCTGCTGCCTTCAGCTTCTACCCCGGCAAAAATCTCGGAGCCTTCGGTGACGGCGGCGCGGTAACCACCATGGACGACAAGATCGCCGAACGAGTGCGTAAACTCGCCAACTACGGTTCAACTGAAAAGTATGTCCACGAATGCAAAGGATTCAACAGCAGGCTTGATGAAATGCAGGCCGCATTCCTACGCGTAAAGCTGGACAAACTGGATAACTGGAACTGGACCCGCAAGACCGTTGCCGGAATCTATCTTGAAGGACTCAAGGACACGCCGCTGGTTCTTCCGACTATTTCCGAAGACGTGCAGTCTGTCTGGCATCTTTTCGTTGTGCGCAGCAAGGACCGCGACGGCTTGATCAAGCATCTTGCCGATAACAAAATTGAGGCTTCCATCCATTATCCCATCCCCCCGCACAAGCAGGGCGCGTACAAGGATATGGCAGGACTCTCGCTGCCCATCAGTGAAGCGATTCACAACGAAGTGCTTTCCCTGCCCATGGGTCCGCACCTGACCGAGGGAGACGCCCATCGGGTTGTGGAAGTTGTAAAAGAATTCTTTTAA
- a CDS encoding WxcM-like domain-containing protein has product MIKEDIPQIIELPKILDNRGNLTFIENSRHIPFDIKRVYYLYDVPGGETRGGHAHKQLRQYIIAASGSFDVVLDDGKTKTKFSLNRSYYGLYIPTMTWRELENFSSGSVCLVLASEYYDPSDYYYSYDDFMKAVKENEAD; this is encoded by the coding sequence ATGATCAAAGAAGACATACCGCAAATTATTGAGCTGCCCAAGATTCTGGACAACAGGGGCAACCTCACTTTTATAGAAAACAGTCGCCATATTCCTTTTGATATCAAAAGGGTGTACTATCTATATGACGTTCCCGGTGGAGAAACCCGTGGAGGACACGCCCACAAGCAGCTCAGGCAGTATATTATCGCTGCTTCAGGAAGCTTTGATGTCGTTCTGGACGACGGCAAAACCAAGACCAAGTTCTCACTGAACAGGTCTTATTACGGACTGTATATTCCGACCATGACCTGGCGTGAGCTCGAAAACTTCTCCTCCGGTTCCGTATGTCTGGTGCTGGCCTCGGAATATTACGATCCGAGCGATTATTACTACAGCTATGATGATTTCATGAAGGCGGTAAAAGAAAATGAAGCAGATTAA
- a CDS encoding glycosyltransferase family 2 protein, translating into MTQITGLVLTYNGARLLDECLQSLSFCDEILIIDSGSTDATLEIAGKHNARVVHNDWNGAIEQHRFALTQITTPWVVTIDQDEIISPELRESIIAKLQSPADVDGYYCPRRSWYLDRFIMHSGWYPDKLFRIYKRDGITIGGIRPHEELRPKNKAGEVAGDIIHYPYENFFQHLDKINSYTQDAAEDLYSRGRRSSLASALGHGFGKFFKQYILKAGFLDGRAGFIVALHGFFYTFQKYIRLVELEMKDRK; encoded by the coding sequence ATGACCCAAATCACCGGACTGGTACTTACATATAATGGCGCAAGACTACTCGATGAATGTCTGCAAAGCCTATCTTTCTGCGACGAGATACTGATCATCGACTCCGGCTCTACGGACGCAACCCTTGAAATCGCAGGCAAGCACAATGCTCGAGTAGTGCACAATGACTGGAATGGAGCCATTGAACAGCACAGGTTTGCGCTGACCCAGATAACCACCCCGTGGGTGGTGACAATTGATCAGGACGAAATTATCTCCCCGGAACTGCGCGAATCCATCATTGCAAAACTGCAAAGCCCGGCTGATGTAGATGGATACTACTGCCCGCGTCGTTCATGGTATCTGGACCGCTTTATCATGCACAGCGGCTGGTACCCGGACAAACTTTTCCGCATCTACAAACGGGACGGCATCACCATCGGCGGCATCAGGCCTCACGAAGAACTGCGCCCAAAAAACAAGGCCGGAGAAGTTGCCGGGGACATCATCCATTACCCCTACGAAAACTTTTTCCAGCATTTGGATAAGATTAACAGCTACACTCAGGATGCTGCCGAAGACCTTTATTCACGGGGCAGGAGAAGTTCCCTAGCATCGGCACTGGGCCATGGATTTGGCAAATTTTTCAAACAGTATATACTCAAAGCAGGGTTCCTTGACGGACGGGCCGGATTCATCGTCGCCCTGCACGGTTTTTTCTATACCTTTCAGAAATATATCCGACTGGTCGAACTGGAAATGAAGGACAGAAAATGA